The following are encoded in a window of uncultured Pseudomonas sp. genomic DNA:
- a CDS encoding DUF481 domain-containing protein encodes MLLRTLLCLLILGLATSAWADTVWLNNGDRLSGEIVLLDGGKLALRTKYAGQVLIAWKDIDTLRSDKPLLIRRQGLDSERSNQLEAAGKGMVRVVSERTQTVPLASIKRLIPPRPVLQDRFWEGNLDAKLDMERDDDDTDEWKLKGNTRIEHGRWRHVMSGELERKVKNQAKTADNWQLEYDLDRFITDNWFWRVGAEQNEDEFAFFTRQRSLGTGPGYRFWDNELGRLDVVGQLNRLQLQTRDAELALNTYSLAWDFKRLLWGTRLEFYSTAEVQLPDIEQIDYVLDSEIGLRYRLNDWARLSLLYELDQVRGLGQSSSERRYLLGVGVGW; translated from the coding sequence ATGCTGCTACGTACTCTGTTGTGTTTACTGATTCTTGGTTTGGCCACGTCGGCGTGGGCGGATACGGTGTGGTTGAACAATGGTGACCGCCTGAGCGGCGAGATAGTTCTACTCGATGGCGGCAAGCTGGCCCTGAGAACCAAGTATGCCGGCCAGGTGCTGATTGCCTGGAAGGATATCGACACTCTGCGCTCGGACAAGCCCTTGCTGATTCGCCGTCAGGGCCTCGACAGCGAGCGCAGTAATCAGCTGGAGGCCGCAGGCAAGGGCATGGTGCGGGTGGTCAGTGAGCGCACGCAGACGGTGCCGTTGGCCAGCATTAAACGGCTTATACCGCCTCGCCCGGTGCTGCAGGATCGCTTCTGGGAAGGCAATCTGGACGCCAAACTCGACATGGAGCGTGATGATGACGACACCGACGAGTGGAAGCTAAAGGGCAACACACGTATTGAGCACGGTCGCTGGCGTCACGTGATGAGCGGCGAGTTGGAGCGCAAGGTCAAAAATCAGGCAAAAACCGCTGACAACTGGCAGCTGGAGTACGACCTTGACCGCTTTATCACGGACAACTGGTTCTGGCGGGTCGGTGCCGAGCAAAACGAGGATGAGTTCGCTTTCTTCACCCGCCAGCGCTCGCTGGGTACCGGGCCAGGTTATCGCTTCTGGGATAACGAGTTGGGCCGGCTGGATGTGGTGGGCCAGCTTAATCGCCTGCAATTGCAAACCCGTGATGCTGAGCTGGCGCTCAATACCTATTCACTGGCGTGGGACTTCAAGCGCCTGCTCTGGGGCACCCGGCTGGAGTTTTACAGCACAGCCGAGGTGCAGCTGCCGGATATCGAGCAGATCGACTACGTACTCGACAGTGAAATCGGCCTGCGTTACCGCCTGAATGATTGGGCGCGGCTATCGCTGCTG
- a CDS encoding AmpG family muropeptide MFS transporter produces MPRKSWRDAIAAYSSPSTLVLLLLGFAAGLPYMLVFSTLSVWLREAGVARDTIGFASLIGLAYAFKWVWSPLLDQWRLPLLGKLGRRRSWLVLSQVLIAIGLAGMALCDPQTHLTWLISLAVLVAFASATQDIAVDAYRLEIVDDTRQAALAASYMAGYRVAALLATAGALYFAEGFGSTALLYQHGAWAGTYLVFALLMLPGLLTSLWMREPDVPLRTQLAAARYGFSHQIASVLVLIVLLVSVPAMFTQFYYTDFASLINGQNSLLDLLLEDRAFLRALLYTVLSALCLSSMGRRGLAPVLTPVNDFIVRYRWQAFLLLGLIATYRMSDTVMGVMANVFYIDQGFTKDQIASVSKLFGLVMTLVGAGFGGLLIVRFGIMPILFIGGAASAATNLLFLMLSGMGADLQMLIVTISADNFSAGLATAAFVAYLSSLTNLKFSATQYALLSSIMLLLPRLIGGYSGVMVESFGYAQFFLITAVLGIPTLILIILQWRREQPQHNDVSGVTSTERQ; encoded by the coding sequence ATGCCCCGTAAAAGCTGGCGTGACGCCATTGCTGCTTATTCCAGCCCCTCGACACTGGTGCTGCTCCTGCTAGGGTTCGCCGCCGGCCTACCCTACATGCTGGTGTTCTCCACTCTTTCCGTCTGGTTACGCGAGGCCGGTGTGGCGCGCGACACCATTGGCTTTGCCAGCCTGATCGGGCTGGCCTACGCCTTTAAATGGGTCTGGTCACCGCTGCTCGACCAATGGCGCTTACCCCTGCTGGGCAAGTTGGGGCGCCGACGCTCCTGGTTGGTGCTGTCCCAGGTTCTGATCGCCATCGGCCTGGCAGGCATGGCGCTGTGTGATCCGCAAACCCACCTCACCTGGCTGATTTCCCTGGCTGTACTGGTAGCCTTCGCCTCGGCCACTCAGGACATCGCCGTTGATGCCTACCGTCTGGAAATTGTCGACGACACCCGCCAGGCCGCGCTAGCCGCTAGCTATATGGCCGGTTACCGGGTTGCCGCCCTACTGGCCACCGCCGGCGCGCTGTATTTCGCCGAAGGCTTTGGCTCCACTGCCCTGCTCTACCAGCACGGTGCCTGGGCTGGCACCTATCTGGTGTTTGCCCTACTGATGTTGCCCGGCTTGCTGACCAGCCTGTGGATGCGCGAGCCCGACGTACCGCTGCGCACCCAACTGGCCGCCGCACGCTATGGCTTTAGCCACCAGATTGCCTCGGTACTGGTGTTGATTGTGCTGCTGGTGTCGGTACCGGCGATGTTCACCCAGTTCTATTACACCGACTTCGCCAGCCTGATTAATGGTCAGAACAGCCTGCTCGACCTGTTACTGGAGGACCGCGCCTTTCTACGCGCCCTGCTCTACACCGTGCTCAGCGCCCTGTGCCTGTCGTCCATGGGCCGTCGCGGCTTGGCGCCAGTCCTGACGCCGGTCAATGACTTTATCGTGCGTTACCGCTGGCAGGCTTTCCTGCTGCTGGGCCTGATCGCCACCTACCGCATGTCAGACACCGTGATGGGCGTGATGGCCAACGTGTTCTATATCGATCAGGGCTTTACCAAGGATCAGATCGCCAGCGTCAGCAAGCTGTTTGGCCTGGTGATGACCCTGGTTGGGGCAGGGTTCGGCGGCTTGCTGATCGTGCGCTTCGGCATTATGCCGATCCTGTTTATCGGCGGCGCCGCCTCGGCAGCGACTAATCTGCTGTTCCTGATGCTGTCCGGCATGGGCGCGGATCTGCAGATGCTGATCGTGACTATTTCCGCCGATAACTTCAGCGCGGGCCTGGCAACTGCGGCATTCGTCGCCTATCTATCGAGCCTGACCAACCTGAAGTTCTCCGCCACCCAATACGCCCTGCTCAGTTCGATCATGCTATTACTGCCGCGACTGATCGGTGGCTACTCAGGTGTTATGGTGGAGTCATTCGGCTACGCCCAGTTCTTTCTAATTACCGCCGTGCTTGGCATCCCGACCTTGATCCTGATCATTCTGCAATGGCGGCGTGAGCAGCCACAGCACAATGATGTCAGCGGAGTGACCTCAACCGAACGACAATAA
- a CDS encoding MGMT family protein produces the protein MLEKPDSEPEQVPKHAAPGQPTASQSERRTALYAALAQVPAGCVVSYGQLAAYSGLGRAARWVGRSLSQLPDGTSLPWHRVIGADGRLSLPAGSHSGAEQRSRLREEGVPIENDRVDMPRYGWRPTEHSG, from the coding sequence ATGTTGGAGAAGCCAGATAGCGAACCAGAACAGGTGCCGAAGCATGCCGCGCCAGGCCAGCCCACAGCAAGCCAGAGCGAGCGGCGCACGGCACTTTATGCGGCGCTGGCCCAGGTGCCCGCTGGCTGCGTGGTGAGCTACGGGCAGCTGGCCGCCTATTCCGGCCTGGGCCGCGCTGCGCGCTGGGTCGGGCGCAGCCTCAGCCAACTGCCGGACGGCACGAGCCTGCCGTGGCATCGGGTGATTGGTGCAGACGGCCGTCTCAGCTTGCCGGCCGGCAGCCACTCCGGCGCGGAGCAACGCAGCCGCCTTCGTGAGGAGGGGGTGCCAATCGAAAATGATCGGGTGGATATGCCGCGCTATGGCTGGCGCCCAACAGAGCACAGCGGTTAG